Proteins encoded together in one Lutra lutra chromosome 4, mLutLut1.2, whole genome shotgun sequence window:
- the LOC125097357 gene encoding uncharacterized protein LOC125097357, which translates to MAEDARQGRAAWTTVWIVADLGLVQKWAVELPQERAQRRHSNCYVGGARKAATDWSGKPGILSAASKERLSRPPPSPHPRAIPRPRSGARPPATRIRTRRLPALPRAQPLSRPPPTQPRALGARVGGGCAAPVEAAPGTWMSSQRMLRRGARRPPQSTRARIPQKFGSGSVGSEMQPKPHFTEPCANKTRTSTHTDAAAARRGRVRHPGGAAVRDRPLKGG; encoded by the exons ATGGCCGAAGATGCTAGGCAGGGACGAGCGGCGTGGACCACGGTCTGGATTGTGGCTGACCTTGGTTTGGTGCAGAAGTGGGCCGTGGAGCTACCTCAAGAGCGCGCGCAGCGGCGCCACAGCAATTGCTACGTGGGCGGGGCTCGGAAAGCCGCAACTGATTGGAGCGGGAAGCCAGGGATTTTGTCTGCAGCG TCCAAGGAGCGTCTGTCTCGGCcgccgccctccccccaccccagagcaaTCCCGCGGCCGCGCTCGGGCGCGCGCCCTCCAGCCACACGCATCCGCACACGCAGGCTCCCGGCGCTCCCACGCGCGCAACCACTCTCGCGGCCGCCGCCCACGCAGCCGCGTGCTCTCGGCGCGCGGGTTGGGGGTGGCTGCGCGGCACCCGTGGAGGCGGCTCCCGGCACTTGGATGAGCTCTCAGAGGATGCTGCGGCGCGGGGCGCGTCGCCCCCCTCAGTCCACCAGAGCCCGGATACCTCAGAAATTCGGCTCTGGGTCTGTGGGGAGCGAAATGCAACCCAAACCCCATTTTACTGAACCCTGCGCAAATAAAACTCGCACAAGCACGCACACAGACGCCGCCGCGGCCCGCCGGGGAAGAGTCCGGCACCCGGGAGGGGCCGCCGTTCGAGATCGGCCGCTAAAAG gCGGTTGA